Proteins encoded in a region of the Pieris rapae chromosome 10, ilPieRapa1.1, whole genome shotgun sequence genome:
- the LOC110996078 gene encoding STE20-related kinase adapter protein alpha, which produces MFNPDINDYQLTSIVSECCGGIAVVYSAVHKPDNQNVAIKRYFVDKSREKANLIQQDILTRKELQHHNILPYLTSFVHGQELYVVSPLMELGSCRDILDRYFQEGLPELACAIILRDVLLALQYLHKQFYVHRSVRASHVLIDTQGNVRLSGLRSAASMMLRGRRQKHLHSLPPPDHDNANLMWLSPELLEQNLKGYDEQSDIYSFGILCCELANGVVPFSEVPTTLMFTEKVRGNRPQLLDCSSFPEPLDDGEMKSMYNTDSGVGDSAEGMCRVRVVYSRRKLSDAFHRITDSALHRDPDKRPSASQLLNHAFFKQIRRTDFLPSLIGRVKPIKPDHCDISALLLEEKLSDMEIEKTAEWDF; this is translated from the exons ATGTTTAACCCTGACATAAACGATTATCAATTGACTTCAATAGTATCGGAGTGTTGTGGAGGTATCGCCGTTGTGTATTCAGCCGTTCACAAGCCAGATAATCAAAATGTCGCTATTAAGAGGTATTTTGTGGACAAGTCAAGGGAAAAAGCCAATTTGATACAG CAAGACATTCTAACTAGAAAAGAACTGCAACATCATAATATTCTTCCATACTTGACATCCTTTGTTCATGGCCAGGAGTTATATGTGGTATCTCCTCTAATGGAGCTTGGTTCCTGTCGGGATATACTGGATAGATACTTCCAAGAAGGCCTACCAGAACTTGCTTGTGCCATTATTTTAAGGGACGTCTTATTGGCGTTACAATACCTACATAAACAGTTTTATGTACACAG GAGTGTGCGAGCAAGTCATGTCTTAATAGACACACAGGGTAATGTACGCTTATCAGGCCTTCGCAGTGCAGCAAGTATGATGTTACGTGGGCGCCGACAGAAACATCTGCATAGTTTGCCACCCCCTGATCATGATAATGCGAACTTAATGTGGCTAAGTCCTGAGTTATTAGAACAG AATCTCAAAGGCTATGATGAGCAGTCTGATATATATTCCTTCGGAATCTTATGCTGCGAATTAGCCAATGGAGTAGTTCCATTCTCTGAAGTGCCAACTACACTTATGTTCACTGAGAAAGTTAGAGGCAATCGACCGCAACTACTTGACTGTTCATCTTTTCCGGAACCTTTGGATGATGGAGAAATGAAAA GTATGTATAACACTGACAGCGGTGTGGGTGACAGCGCGGAGGGAATGTGTCGGGTGCGGGTCGTGTACTCACGTCGTAAACTGTCAGACGCCTTTCATAGAATCACTGACAGTGCCTTACACAG GGACCCGGATAAGCGTCCGTCAGCCAGTCAATTGTTGAATCACGCTTTCTTCAAACAAATCCGACGAACAGACTTCCTGCCAAGCCTTATTGGAAGAGTTAAACCAATAAAACCAGACCATT GTGATATATCAGCTTTATTACTTGAAGAAAAACTTTCCGATATGGAGATTGAAAAAACCGCGGAATGGgatttttag
- the LOC110996077 gene encoding triokinase/FMN cyclase, whose translation MAKIITKKIINSPETCVDDNLLGVVALYPSLRLHPKHRVITIRQNVDSKRVAILGGGGSGHEPFAAGLIGSGMLDGSVGGGVFASPPTGHVLYGITQLYKYNSGGVLVILGNYTGDRLNFGKAIEKAKIAGIKVEGLIVGEDVASSQNKTGGRSMCGEVFFYKLCGAMAVKGYDLESIREMALEVNKNMATLGVCLTACSLPGQPPLFEIASDEMEIGAGVHGEAGIEKRKMGTAKDIVKLILDQIIRHLKLKEGAKVAVMINNMGGTSIMEMNIIAAEARQYLDRSKIRAERIYSGHLKTSLDMQGFQICLLHLNETHGKLWLDLLDQPTEALGWTGGVMSVRPTHELDHGDEEDLQSDVHKGDAGPSLTKKDQDMIRKSLLAATEELVKNEELLNRLDSGCGDGDCGITIKKFAEAVMLYLNTALLEYPSNVLWELSEMAETDMGGTSGGIYSLGLAAASQALARGKTNDRHIWLSAWESAMEAISKYGGAEPGDRTMLDTLHNAAEAFKENIGTDIKTMLSKIVEAADLGAKNTGNMTARAGRASYVASVYIRDEDAGARAAAIWIKSILMTMVENL comes from the exons ATGGCGAAAATAATCACAAAGAAGATAATCAATAGTCCAGAAACGTGCGTGGACGATAATCTGCTTGGAGTTGTGGCTCTTTATCCTAGTTTGAGGCTTCATCCAAAGCATAGGGTCATTACTATACGGCAAAAC GTTGATTCTAAAAGGGTAGCAATACTAGGAGGTGGCGGATCTGGCCATGAACCATTTGCAGCAG gaTTGATTGGCTCTGGAATGTTGGATGGTTCAGTGGGTGGTGGAGTATTCGCGTCTCCTCCTACAGGTCATGTCCTGTACGGGATAACACAACtgtataaatacaattcag GTGGGGTCTTGGTGATACTTGGTAACTACACAGGGGACAGATTGAATTTCGGCAAAGCAATTGAAAAGGCTAAAATTGCaggaataaaa GTGGAAGGTCTCATAGTGGGCGAAGACGTCGCATCCAGCCAAAATAAAACCGGAGGGCGGAGTATGTGTGGggaagttttcttttataag TTGTGTGGAGCTATGGCTGTCAAGGGATACGATCTCGAATCGATTCGCGAGATGGCGCTTGAAgttaacaaaaacatggcTACGTTGGGTGTCTGCCTTACTGCTTGCTCTCTACcag GTCAACCACCTCTATTTGAGATAGCATCAGATGAGATGGAGATCGGTGCAGGAGTTCACGGTGAAGCTGGTATTGAAAAACGGAAGATGGGAACAGCTAAAGACATTGTTAAACTTATACTGGACCAG ATCATACGCCATTTGAAGCTTAAAGAAGGAGCCAAAGTAGCTGTTATGATCAATAATATGGGTGGTACGTCTATCATGGAAATGAATATCATCGCAGCTGAAGCAAGACAATATTTAG ATAGATCTAAAATCCGCGCAGAAAGAATATATTCTGGGCATCTAAAGACCTCCCTGGATATGCAAGGTTTCCAAATATGTTTACTCCACCTAAATGAGACGCATGGAAAGTTGTGGTTGGACCTCTTAGACCAACCCACTGAAGCCTTGGGCTGGACTGGAGGTGTGATGTCTGTCAGACCTACTCACGAATTAGATCATGGAGATGAAGAAGACTTGCAGAGCGATGTACATAAG GGAGATGCGGGCCCGTCATTAACTAAAAAGGATCAAGATATGATACGGAAGAGTTTGCTGGCGGCTACAGAGGAGTTGGTCAAAAACGAAGAACTCCTTAACAGATTAGATTCGGGTTGTGGAGACGGAGACTGTGGTATCACGATCAAGAAATTTGCCGAag CTGTgatgttatatttgaatacGGCATTGTTGGAGTATCCGTCTAATGTGTTGTGGGAGCTTTCGGAAATGGCGGAAACAGATATGGGTGGCACTTCTGGTGGCATTTACAGTTTAGGTCTCGCTGCTGCCTCACAGGCGTTGGCTAG gggaaaaacaaatgatcgcCACATCTGGTTATCTGCGTGGGAGAGCGCGATGGAGGCCATTTCGAAGTATGGTGGGGCAGAGCCTGGTGACAGAActatg CTAGATACGTTACATAATGCAGCGGAAGCATTCAAGGAAAATATAGGGACGGACATAAAAACAATGCTTTCGAAAATCGTTGAAGCAGCAGATTTGGGAGCGAAAAATACTGGAAACATGACCGCGAG GGCTGGTCGTGCTTCGTACGTAGCGAGCGTTTACATTCGCGATGAAGACGCCGGCGCGCGCGCAGCTGCCATTTGGATCAAATCTATACTCATGACTATGGTTGAAAATTTATGA